Genomic DNA from Bemisia tabaci chromosome 2, PGI_BMITA_v3:
GTGCTAACCGatcgacaaacacaaaattacaacaatcagcccgcaggacaCCATAtactaccagtggcgtggcgtgaattgcgacgtatcgattgttatgccatttaaacctatggtaaagaatcgattattaaggtgttcactgcgaacaccctgttttcctgtttattgatccttttccataggtttaaatggcataacaatcgatgtatcgcaaagcacaccacgccactgtgtaCTACAGCCACACCAAGTCGTTTCAGCGTGTGGCTGCGAGCACTACTTCATAGGCAAGCAtgaccggagcgccttcaatttttagaatgCAACACGGGTGTCcacagagttcgaatagttgcatcaaggcgttacaACCGCATAATTTTACTGTGTTCGCATATCAATACCGCAGAAgcgtcaaggaaaaataccgtatgaAAACTCGACCATCGCCGAATATCCTGGAAAACTTGTAAGCTCTAATTTTATaaacgttcaaaaattttctgaacaatTGAATCGAATATTGCTGcaaattaaaagtaaattaGATGCCTAGCTTcctcaaaaacatgtttttaacagaagaaatctggcaacatctgaGTCTTCAAACGACGTTTTTCCACCGTGGCAAACCGTTGAAAGAAAAGACGAAGTAGACCGAATGGGTCATTCGCACAAGTTACAGCATGGTGTATTGATGGTTTAGGTTGCCAGATTGGCAACAtataattgtaaatggattGTATTGAACGCGCAAATAATTCGTTGCAAAGTATGCAAAGACTTGAGGCTTGGAAGAGAATTCTACCCACGAAAACACACGCACACACACCCTAGCAAATGGAGCATGCCATTTAGCTGTGGTTATCAATCTCACACTGCTAAGAAAACAGTGAACAATATTCGAACTTGCGGCCATTGCTTGCTTTTTCATACCCGTTCGTTCAAGTCTCCAGCACTGCATAGAGTCACCTGTGCTCTCGAGCCATCATAAATAGAGAACTGGCTGAATAGGACTGAAGTCTTAtctaaatgggtcagttgcgctggtcacagaatcatacTTGACGATTAATCCTAAAGACTGGCAAATATAATGAGATCTGCCCTAACGGAACATTTTCACGTCCATCCGACATTAACAGAAATATCGCCTCGTAAAAATAGCTgtatatgacgtcatccacgtCGGTAGTTCATTCCATGGTTTCTTCAGGCATCAGGCATGGATTCATCAGTAATTGAgtcatttttcggtaaaagggtgAATGAGGCTTCTAATGctggtgctaagattgtgcaacgtttACTTCTCTAGTTGTAAGTAAAACTTATCCGATagttctgctatgaatttttctctgaatctgagccgagtttttcctcactatCGTTAGAAAGAAAATCGACTATGAATGAATATCGTCTGCCGGAAAACGCCATGAAATATggtacaatcttagcagcattgtaAGCTTCTTACTccattttaccgaaaaagtcctcaacTGATGCAAACGTTTCAATTGGTTGCAATGACTTTCATCACTGAGGAACCAGTGGAAGAAAAAACCACGTGTATGCACTGGACCGTGGTTCTGGACATTATTCACTATTTTCGGCTTAAGTATAAGATAAAAGCATCAGTCAACGATTCTTTAAATTTGACGTGTGCCACTAACACTGACTGCGATTACATGGTTTACATGGTGGAATATTGCCACTGTatcggagtgttgtgtatgttgcctttccactaattgaaggggctcccaTCGAAATGAGTTCAAATGAGTTGCAATTATCCGTTGCATTGCAAATAACCTGTCTCCTTGATGCATTTATCTTTCATTGATGCTTTGAAATCGGTTTTTTGCACTGACCAAATCAtgtgaaaatatgacaaatttcATAGTAAAAAATTTCTGTTTCATTTCAGCATAAAGTACCTATTGGTTAATGCGCTATAATTCATAGGAACCACTTTTAAAGTCaaagtaaaactttttctttttgaaattttcttcaaaatcgatttttttttgcgcCGGAGCTCGTTAAAGTTGTGACTTCTTTCCTGAAATTGgtataaaactttttttcaatgcgTCAAATGTAAGTCTAAATGAGTGAAGCGAGTACTTTTTAATGTGCTCTTTATTCCTTGTGCTTTCATAGGTCAACGCTTTTATGGAAAAGTGGTGGTACCGTAAAAAtgggtgtaactttttcgtcgtACAGCGAATTCTTGCATGCACAATTTCCACTTTGTAATGTTCCTCCTTGTAATTCAATTTTCACTCGACATTTGGCCCTTCGAAAAGAGTTATGaacgaattttggaaaaaaatccacGACTTTGATGGACTCTAGCGCCACAGGAAAGCGATTTCAGAGGAACTTAAATAGAATAGGAGTCTTATGTTGACCTCCAGTATAAGCCCCCAAATTGTGGTACATCAACTTTCGGACATCCTATTTGTACACTCCGTTGCATCGTGCTTCCGTGAAAACTTACTCTTCAAGAATTGTTTCCAGCTGCTGGAGAAGGTCCCTCCGCTCTCTTTTGTGCTTGTTACGACTCGGTACTGCTTGTTTTGTTCCATCTGGTAAAGGGTGAATGAGATCGAACTCAGTCATCGAGTTGGCACCGTGGCCAAGAGGCATGATCTTCAGCAAAGACATGGTCAACTGAAAAGACAGTAACATATGAGAGAACGAAGGAACATCGACCCAGAAATCATAGAAGTGCAGTACAAAATCATGCTGCTGCCGATTGgcgaaattttgtgaaaaataaaatcgtgaaatatttcatgaatacCCACAGAAAGGTATTGAAAGATAGATCTTAAATATTGGATTGTCACACCACACTACATAATTATCAAAAGTTGTCAAAATTGTTTAGAGGTAAACTTGTTTTGATTATCCTTCTTATTCATGCAAAACAGGAAATAAAAAATCCAGAATTACATGAAAAAGGGAGTTTTTCGGATTTGTTTAGTGCGGTTCAATTTTatgatttgaatattttaaaataaaaaaacgaccCAAGCAACTGCCACAGTTAATTCAAGTGACAAAAACACCAACAGTTTCAAACTTTAATCAGCTTAAAATACGAGTAgttgtactttttttctctttttttccttcttcttcttcttaagtTATTTGAGGTCTTTCGTCCATTTGAGGATTCTGCAATCTTGAATGAGCATCGGGTTAGGTTAGTGCACATCCATGCTCTAGGCTCTCCAATTTTcaggaatctgtttctgcagcagatccactcgtcagttccatgaaaatttttcgcCACCACTGGGATTtaaacccgggacctattgtattgacctagagtcatgGTTGTAATTTTATTCATGGCAAACTCGTTAAATTATTACATTGCTAAGTATATGGATAAAAGCCCGCTTTAAATAAGAGACAACGAGTTAGTCCATGAGATCTGTGGTAAAGTCACCATTACGAAAAACTGGGAACAAGCATTTTCATCTTAAGAAAAAATCACGAGTGCATGTCactagaaaaatattcaaaatcagAGTAAAAGAAATTGACCACATCTGCTTAAATtcacaaatgagaaaaaaatactaagaagtggcccgaatactgaacgtaacaaggtggagaaatggtgctgggtcaaCACCATTTCCCGGGGatatcaaagccaagaagttccaaaaattataattaaagtcaaaaataaactgaaaataatttatttttgactctaattataatttttgaaacttcttggctttgatttccccgcgaaatggtgtggacccagcaccatctCGCCAACTTCTTAAATTCACATTTACCTTCAGACCGGGCCAAGTTCATCAACAGAAACACACCGAATTGCACCAAGTTTGAACCGAGAGGAAGAGGTTTGAAGTTCAATAGCAGACTCAATGTTGAGGACAACGTTTAACGAGTATAATCAAGTTCGAAATGTTTTTCGCGACTCAGAATGTTTGGCAGGAGAACATTCACGACTAGTTGAATTCGAAACTTCCATTGCGTTTTTTTATGTCAAAATGCCACTCAATACGTTTCTGTTAAATCGGTACAACTAATCTACTTAATTTTCTTACCGTAGATAATAAAACGCCCACTTTACTTAATTAGATATTACGATGTATACTTACCACGATAGCTGAGTTGGGCGGGTATGTGAGGTAGCGTTTTACGCGGGTGTTGCAATGAACGGTCGTTGCACATAGACAAACTAATAGATTCAAAAACACACTTCTCGATAAGGAATCGAACTTAGCCATTTCACTTCCGCATCCGATCCTTGGCGGCCACCGCTTTCACACCACTTGAGTCCAACTCATAGTCAGCTCTTCTGTACGAGcttagagagagagagggggataGGTTTGAGGATTTAGCAAACACTAGAGCAGTGTTTCCGACCATTCACACTTCATCGACCAGGTTGtcagttttttcccctcttttttccttcttttatgTCTCTTTGAATAACATAAGGAAGGACTTGTTGTGTCTCCgttgcaggcaaatagtgaaatcaggcattttgtcaaatgcttaggcagatagtcaaattttaacggtctacaaaattttgtgaatttatggcgaagagctcacgatgtTTTACTGTTTTCGGAAAAATagctcatcaaacctacgaactctttttgtctcttcctctccaattgcttctcatactttttaatgttgaaatcccaaaaattctgtattttacgacttgctgaaaatttcaagatcagtgtctcttcagtagctaaaaattgtttaaaatattattgtgtgtgcaaatttttgctgagaattttttcttgcaggagcaatgaattattttgtctgaaattaggaaaataatcagaatttcaatataAGTCAGAATATTTAACTGTTTGCATAGGCATTTAACAAactgcctgattttactatttgcctgcgacatctcTATTAAAAAATGTGTAACCTAAACTTaagactgattttatttcaaaaatttgctacGTGTAGGTATAGCAAAGAATATAGGGAAGACAAGGAAATAACGCGGAGACGAGGCTGGAAGACATGAATTTAAGGCCAAGCCGGGACGTCTCGCCCAGTTTTCCAGGCATTGCCAATCGCACAAATAAAATCAATTTCTATAAAATCTAATGTAAGTATATATAGTAATATAATATTATAGTAATTATAGTGATAAGTAGTAATAAGTATTAAACAAGGAGTACCATTCATTTTTCCATCACTCGTAGATTCACGACGTATCATGAGTGGAGCATTACTACaaaaggttataggacatttcgtcaacgattttttgtccccgcacctgttttttccagtaatttacgttcATGCGTTTTTTCGGCACAGGAGTTTTGGTCCATGTGTCAGTtaagacccaaagttaattggcccacatgtaaatacaaacgacaattgctcacgacgtttttggatgaaaatgtaaaatgtcttggaagaatgagggtttgcttgtttttttttttgttttttttttttttctcctctgtttggtccaacggagtatttagttgagagttttggtaaaaatgggggagcgtcatttccatgagacaaaattcactaaaactctccacacctctttggtgtaacaggacttaattatctttcaagaaattcccaccttgccatacctgaaccggataaacctctagaTTTGCCTCAGCTgtaggctcttagatttttcctgtgtacaataagtatcttgatttattttgcgaggaaagatctatACTTTTAaagaatgcctgtcattcttaatacgttcaatttcttgtgcaacacctctgttgtgaaatagttgcttcaggcgccaccgcacggcgggcgggcggccagcgccaaacgcgcattggcgcctacaaacctaagtggatacttcaagcattgtgcaatgcgtgaagtatccacttaggtttgtaggcgccagtgagcctctcgtgctggcagcacgccgctccgctctgttacgctttaatatttatactcgcatagtcagcgttttttaatttgattttttttttgttttttttttttttatttttttttcattttgattattctcatttaaactgatgaggagaaaatatgtatcaatttatcaaaggataatagtaatataatgtgtgttttgtatatattggtggttccgtgtcaaatttaatgatttccaaagcattttaattttttcttttacattttgtgctgttactgtgctgcagcgaggtgtacacgcaaccaaacgctcaaaatttgacgtatttgactttaaaagatcgatgtacaaatgggttaaaactaaatattgcgtgcttcttggtttttcccctcttttattcatttttgcagtttctgtcggcacagctgcggctcattgagattaatgtcgcttggaaaatgttttacaaatatttaccacgttttaaaattttttttttctttattgatagAATAGGTTACTACAGTGTATTAATCCtaagtaaaaatataaatgttttcaaaatgaagtaataatttcgtaaagaaaaaattaaaaaaataaaaaaagtacctatacatatataaggtatattgtacatcgaatactttaaggatagaaataaaaccaaatattcaccaatgacaatttaaaaagatgattcaaaaggagaaagtataattctcatttccatattgtcaatataattttacataccgactaaaatataacgcttggacacttattttacgtgtgggcgtaaattactggacaaaaaaggtgcaagggacaaaaaatcgttgacaaaatgtcctgaaaccctacAAAAGGATATAAGTTTGacgtatattttcctttcgtttGTAGTGGTACTTCAAAGGCtatacgtgagcaacacagcgaAGGATAGGAGAGACCTAATAGGACCtcaatttttagctttttttccGAATGCGAGCGACACCTCATCCGCAgcgtagagcggagcattgagagtCACGCCTTGCACCGAGGCGccttaaattttgcaaatgcaacacggacatccatcaagcacgaatagttgtatctttgcgccgtcatcaacgccaTCCTTTCCCTTGCCCTATTTCTATGTCGTGTTGATTCAGTTGGTCTTATTTGTAGCAATGCATCAAAGGCTACATGAGCAACACAGCTGCAGATAGGAAAGACGGAATttaacctcaatttttaactttttcgaaTCCGAGTGACACTTCATCGGCAGCTTAGAGCGgcgcattgcgagttcacgcctcgcgctacggcgccttcaattttgcaggtgcaacatggacatccatccagcacgaatagttgtatctctgcgccgtcatcaaagcgctTTCTTCCCCTTGCTCTATTTCATACCAAAGGACTACTCAATGTCAATTGTTGACAACTTTCgtgataatttttctctgcgttactttgttcttttttaagagaaataaaTTAGGAGCGAACATTTTCAAATATCCCTAACGAAAtttgtggtttgggagtttcatcgtcgaatGTTGTTATTGTTGGTAGTTTGATTGGCCTGATTCCGTGATGTAATTTTCTCTCCTGAGCTGTCAATGTCCCTTCCCAGGAGAATGCACGTTGTGTTAATACTGCTcggccagtgttcgaaactctctttggagtttcaggagccatgtggcgcattaagctcgatttttaggggccattgaagattgtttaggggccaaatttactttttgcTTATGTATCACGTTgcatttacacggaaaaaaaaggcctGCTACCCGAGCGGAAAAATTTGAGTAATAATGCATGAGTGacaaattctgaaaatctaGAATATTCGAGGGCCTAAAATGGCCTAATAAACACACTCACCTTGACAATACACTTAATCCTTAACTGCCTACAGCTCCCATTGAATCTCCTCAGATTTCTTCAAATACATCAACATTgtacacaaaaacaaaacagaaaataacaCAGCGTTCACACAGATATTAATATTCCAACTGAAACTTGGAAAGCAGTTAAAACGGTCAGAACGGTAGGAAGCCAAAC
This window encodes:
- the LOC109039539 gene encoding uncharacterized protein, which codes for MAKFDSLSRSVFLNLLVCLCATTVHCNTRVKRYLTYPPNSAIVLTMSLLKIMPLGHGANSMTEFDLIHPLPDGTKQAVPSRNKHKRERRDLLQQLETILEEQEFGGRSCIQKAICEAGRLTVDANEDNLVKELFQLVFKPLENGPYVCRESLGQNCPFSPLNTVLAWTEHFRQQNLQITDNFQ